The following DNA comes from Ammospiza caudacuta isolate bAmmCau1 chromosome 15, bAmmCau1.pri, whole genome shotgun sequence.
TGCAGCGTGGGGTGTGACACCTCACAGGTGATCTGCGAGCGGGCATCGTCCTTCTGCAGGGTCACCTGCACTGTGCTGGACATGTTGTAGGTTTTCATCCTTGACTGAGTGACCTGGGGCGTCTTAGCCGTCATGGGGTTGCTGTTCTTGAACCATTTCACGTCAATCTTGTCAGGAAAGAACCCTCCAGTCGTGCAGGTGAAAGGCACTGACTCGTCCGGCCTTGCTCTCTGCTCAGGCCCGGACACGAGCGgggtgctgggtttggctgtgGGGAGAAGCTCAGACCGggctctgccccctgcccagccctgggcctgcctggagcagagtCTCACACAAGGGCACGGGGATGGCCCATGGGAtcctctcctggagcagccctgagccccttccccatccctgctccagctgagcagagcccGCTGGgtggctccctgcaggagctgctccaggagccccaCTCACCTTGCACAGTCACCTCGGTGCCACTGCCATGCCTAAAGAACTCATCAGCAGCAAAGGCAATCTTGACAAACTTCACACAGTAGTAGGTGCCCATGTCCTCAGGCTGGACGTTCCTGATGTGGATGGTGTAGTTTGTGTCTGACTCACGCACTGCCTCCGTCACACGGGAGGAGGGATCCCTGTTATTGGGGTCATAGACAGTCTTGTTCCCACTGCCCAAGCCTTTCAGCCACATCACAGGACCTggtccagcagctccagacGTGGTGCAGATCAGGGTGAGCGTCTCCCCCGCTGTCACCGTCACCTtggcctggggctgctgcagagcgAAGTCCTGACCTGCCTGGGCAtccacacctgggcacagaaaCAGGTTTGGAATTGACAATGGGCCCCAGGGCCATGGAACAGCAGAAGGCATCCTCAGACCccctgagcctggagcaggggatAGAGAGACATtcctgtccccttgtccccaggctgctggggactGCAGGGTGAGGAGAGCCCAGAGTCTTGCTGGGTAAACTGAATTTCATCTGGAGATAGAAGCAAGCTGGAAGGGAGGCAGTGAGAGGAGATCCCTGGGTACccatgggcacagggaagcactGCCAGGCCTGCAGGGTGGGGAAGCGTGCATGGGAAATGTGATGGGGCTGCGCAGGGCCCACTTACCCggctctctgcagagcaggagcagcaccaggcacatgagaggcagctcctgtgccaccagAACCATGGGTATTCCACGCCTTGCTCCCCGATGGCCGGGCTTTGCTCAGCTGGGTTCTGCTCCCTGGGACTCTGCTGCCCTGGGTTCAGCTGACTCAGCTGGACTGGCCTTATCTTAGCAGGGCGCTGGTCACTTACCCagcaaaggggaaggaaaggagcCACCACCAGCCCAGTTCCTCCATGCAATCACGTCCCATTTGCTTCTCAAGGCCTACATCATCTCCTGTCACAGCACTGGTCCATAATGGCAATGTCCACCCCACTTTTCCCTCAGATGTGTGCCACAGCCATAGCCgtgggcacagccagcaagagGGACCCCGGATCCAGCAGACTCCCTATACATGGCCAACCTGGGGGGCAAAGAGGACCCTCGGCCCTTCCCAGCAGGATCGGGGTCGGGATGGGTCGGTGgtgcagagcagtgcccggGATACACCGAGCGTCCCACATCCCGAAGCTccgctgctcctgcccctcacCCCACC
Coding sequences within:
- the LOC131564307 gene encoding signal-regulatory protein beta-1-like, yielding MVLVAQELPLMCLVLLLLCREPGVDAQAGQDFALQQPQAKVTVTAGETLTLICTTSGAAGPGPVMWLKGLGSGNKTVYDPNNRDPSSRVTEAVRESDTNYTIHIRNVQPEDMGTYYCVKFVKIAFAADEFFRHGSGTEVTVQAKPSTPLVSGPEQRARPDESVPFTCTTGGFFPDKIDVKWFKNSNPMTAKTPQVTQSRMKTYNMSSTVQVTLQKDDARSQITCEVSHPTLQAPLQGRFQLSRVLRVPPSIEVRAEPSPAEVNKTVAFTCLLKEFYPAKVFISWLENGIEIKGQNLSGPLEVSRGLFELRSRVEVQATEEKNGSTITCRVVHDGQAPANDSAVLWISNPTLGGLSNEFQINKGANVLSSLLLLLSMGVLLEKGLLGGLLFFLFKRMNRKASEMLPYPAPPQSPAPAAGSQGLATVSSDL